The sequence CGGGGGAGTTGCGCAAGCGGTTGCTGGCCATCAAGGGGATCGGCAAAGAGACGGCTGACTGCATCATCCTCTACGGCGCGCAACAGCCGATTTTCGTGGTTGATGCCTATACTCGGCGCATCTTTTCCCGCCTCGGCTTCATTTCCGAAAAGGCCGGCTACGATGAGATGCAGGCCTTTTTTGCCGAGCGCCTGGAACCGGATCTGTATCTCTTTCAGGAGTATCACGCCCAGATCGATGGCCTGGGCAATCGCCTTTGCCTGGCCAAAGGCCCGTCCTGTGCGGAATGTCCGCTGGGCGAGTATTGCGCCTATCATCGGGGGGAAGGAAAGGGGAACGATAGTGATGAGCCTTGATGGGCTGTGGACAGGCAGGTCCGCCTTGAATATGGGCAGATACGGTCTGTTCAGGCGATCGCTGAGGGGGGCTGC is a genomic window of Heliomicrobium undosum containing:
- a CDS encoding endonuclease III domain-containing protein, with product MDDQRAELLRLYRRLLDHFGPRHWWPADTTLEMVVGAILTQNVAWKNVVTAIDQMKQAGLLDISAIAEAPREQLARLVRTTRYYNQKAERLQDFARLIVEDYGGRLENLLSLEAGELRKRLLAIKGIGKETADCIILYGAQQPIFVVDAYTRRIFSRLGFISEKAGYDEMQAFFAERLEPDLYLFQEYHAQIDGLGNRLCLAKGPSCAECPLGEYCAYHRGEGKGNDSDEP